In one window of Desulfonatronum thioautotrophicum DNA:
- a CDS encoding ABC transporter permease: MLMHLKLAWRNIWRKPRRTLITCSAIVFAVMAAIAMQSINRGSYEAMIERMVSFSTGHLQLQDYRYEDESSLDNAFPFDQTMLELIRSTDERIEHVVPRLETFMLAANEEYTRGAILLGIDTDKEHRFNSIRNHLTDGRFFKPDEQAVVLTQGLSSRLQLGVGDTLILIGQGRFGMSASGLFAVTGLLEHPIREMNTQAVYMPLKTAQELLSAEDHLTALLISPQRERHTEQVAASLREVFADSELVVFTWPELMPELLELMELDLAGPRFITAILYVVIGFGFLGTVLTMTLERIREFGMLLSIGMSRGRLAGVVFLETFLISCLGVLSGMALAWLTLRLADPIRLSGNAALALMDLGFEPVLPMSFALDQFLMQGLYVFIMAMLVSLYPLVAIFRLNILDAARK, encoded by the coding sequence ATGTTGATGCATCTCAAACTGGCCTGGCGTAATATCTGGCGTAAACCCCGGCGCACGTTGATCACCTGCTCGGCCATTGTCTTTGCCGTCATGGCCGCCATCGCGATGCAGTCGATCAACCGCGGCAGTTATGAAGCGATGATCGAGCGCATGGTCAGTTTCAGCACCGGCCATCTGCAATTGCAGGACTACCGCTACGAAGACGAGTCCTCGCTGGACAATGCCTTCCCCTTTGACCAGACCATGCTGGAACTGATCCGTTCCACTGACGAGCGCATCGAGCATGTCGTACCGCGGCTCGAGACGTTCATGCTGGCCGCCAACGAGGAATATACACGGGGAGCAATCCTGCTGGGGATCGACACGGACAAGGAACACCGGTTCAACAGTATCCGCAACCATCTGACGGACGGTCGCTTTTTTAAACCGGACGAACAGGCCGTGGTGCTGACCCAGGGCTTGTCCAGCCGCCTCCAACTCGGCGTGGGAGACACACTCATCCTGATAGGACAGGGCCGTTTCGGCATGTCGGCCAGTGGACTGTTTGCCGTCACCGGACTGCTGGAGCATCCAATCCGGGAGATGAACACCCAGGCGGTGTACATGCCCCTGAAGACCGCCCAGGAACTTCTGTCCGCCGAGGACCACCTGACCGCGCTGCTGATTTCGCCGCAACGCGAACGGCACACCGAACAGGTGGCCGCCTCGCTCCGGGAGGTGTTCGCCGACAGCGAACTGGTGGTGTTCACCTGGCCGGAACTGATGCCCGAGCTGCTGGAGCTGATGGAGCTGGACCTTGCCGGTCCCAGATTCATCACCGCCATCCTGTACGTCGTCATCGGATTCGGATTCCTGGGAACGGTTCTGACCATGACCCTGGAGCGCATCCGGGAATTCGGCATGCTCCTGTCCATTGGCATGAGCCGGGGACGACTGGCCGGCGTGGTCTTTCTGGAGACCTTTTTGATCAGTTGCCTGGGCGTGCTGTCCGGCATGGCCTTGGCCTGGCTGACCCTGCGCCTGGCGGATCCGATCCGTCTCAGCGGCAATGCGGCCCTGGCGCTGATGGATTTGGGTTTCGAACCGGTCCTGCCCATGTCCTTTGCCCTGGATCAGTTCCTCATGCAGGGACTGTACGTTTTCATCATGGCCATGCTGGTCTCCCTCTACCCGCTGGTCGCCATCTTTCGCCTGAACATCCTTGATGCCGCGAGGAAATGA
- a CDS encoding antitoxin MazE family protein, whose protein sequence is MGVVDRVRQHREKLRAEGLRPVQIWVPDVRHPEFIRECTRQSKLAAQADMEDADLMQFLDHALEDAAGWKA, encoded by the coding sequence ATGGGAGTTGTAGACCGAGTCAGACAACACAGGGAAAAGTTGCGGGCCGAAGGCTTGCGTCCAGTCCAGATTTGGGTTCCAGATGTCCGCCACCCGGAATTCATCAGGGAGTGCACCCGCCAATCAAAGCTGGCCGCCCAGGCTGATATGGAAGATGCGGATTTGATGCAATTCCTTGATCATGCTCTTGAGGATGCTGCAGGCTGGAAGGCATGA
- a CDS encoding outer membrane lipoprotein-sorting protein, with protein sequence MSMWKYCAVLIAAIMICLAVSSPVHADEPTDIIQRMEQVMRGDSSYAEMAMTIQRPRFSREMALRAWMLGRDYSMILITAPARDAGTGYLMRQDSIWNYDPRIDRTVRLPSSMMAQSWMGSDFTNDDLVRDTDPVNDFDHEFLGREEYQGHEAWVIRMIPKPGTPIVWGKVEMWICTDTFIQLRVENFDQQSELVNTMKLDEIRGFGDREVPSRITVIPAGRDNEQTVLKYQKIEFDIEISDRFFTQENMQRQR encoded by the coding sequence ATGTCAATGTGGAAATATTGCGCAGTCTTGATCGCTGCCATCATGATCTGTCTGGCGGTATCCTCGCCGGTCCATGCGGATGAACCGACGGATATCATCCAGCGGATGGAACAGGTCATGCGGGGCGATTCCAGTTACGCGGAGATGGCCATGACCATCCAGCGGCCGCGCTTTTCGCGGGAAATGGCCCTGCGCGCATGGATGCTGGGCCGTGACTACTCCATGATCCTCATCACCGCTCCGGCCCGTGATGCCGGCACGGGCTACCTGATGCGCCAGGACAGCATCTGGAATTATGACCCGCGCATCGACCGGACGGTCCGCCTGCCCTCGTCCATGATGGCCCAGTCGTGGATGGGCTCGGATTTTACCAACGACGATCTGGTGCGCGACACCGACCCGGTGAACGACTTTGACCATGAATTTCTCGGCCGGGAGGAGTACCAGGGGCATGAGGCCTGGGTGATCCGCATGATCCCCAAGCCGGGGACGCCGATCGTCTGGGGAAAGGTGGAGATGTGGATCTGCACGGACACCTTTATCCAGCTTCGCGTGGAAAATTTTGACCAGCAAAGCGAGCTGGTGAACACCATGAAACTGGACGAGATCCGCGGGTTTGGAGACCGGGAAGTCCCCTCCCGCATCACCGTGATCCCGGCCGGCAGGGACAACGAGCAGACCGTTCTCAAGTACCAAAAGATCGAGTTCGACATTGAAATCAGCGACCGGTTCTTCACCCAGGAAAACATGCAGCGGCAGCGATGA
- a CDS encoding ABC transporter permease, with protein MHLLLTIAWRNIWRHPARSGVLIAAVAVGLWAAVMVIGWANGLMQQRLDYVIERELTHIQIHHPGFPDDGHPWDHIPGHDQITSWLDGHPLVHSHASRTITDGMLQSPVKTSGVRIRGIDVAAETRTTTFHENMVQGTFLDADLSNPAIISRILADEHNMRIGNRIVLTFENADRELTSSAFHIAGLFTSASSEYDKRNIFVRSEDLTEILAGRPIFHEIGVMLVHEAEAEAFAVMLNERFENILAQTWRELSPELSMIVELGDVMVLLISLIIMAALGFGILNTMLMALFERMRELGMLLSIGMSKLRIFCMIMLEALILTFSGALAGMALAWLSLRHLGQTGINLEMFAQGAALIGFDHLIYPFLSIGNFLLMSLVVVSVTLAASLYPALKAVRIHPLEAARDT; from the coding sequence ATGCATCTCCTGCTGACCATTGCCTGGCGCAATATCTGGCGCCACCCGGCGCGAAGCGGTGTACTCATCGCTGCCGTGGCCGTGGGCCTGTGGGCCGCTGTGATGGTCATCGGCTGGGCCAACGGGCTGATGCAGCAGCGCCTGGACTACGTGATCGAGCGGGAATTGACCCACATCCAGATCCATCACCCCGGTTTTCCGGACGACGGCCACCCCTGGGACCATATTCCCGGTCACGACCAGATTACTTCCTGGCTGGACGGCCATCCCCTGGTGCACTCCCACGCCTCCCGGACCATAACCGACGGCATGCTCCAGTCTCCGGTCAAGACCTCCGGCGTTCGCATCCGGGGCATCGATGTCGCCGCGGAGACCAGGACCACCACTTTTCATGAAAACATGGTCCAAGGAACGTTTCTGGACGCCGACCTGAGCAACCCGGCAATCATCAGCCGCATCCTGGCCGACGAGCACAACATGCGCATCGGTAATCGGATCGTGCTGACCTTCGAGAATGCGGACCGCGAACTGACCTCCAGCGCCTTTCACATCGCGGGCCTGTTCACCTCGGCCTCCTCGGAGTACGACAAACGCAATATTTTCGTGCGCTCCGAGGATCTGACTGAAATCCTGGCCGGTCGGCCAATCTTTCATGAAATCGGCGTCATGCTGGTTCACGAGGCGGAGGCCGAGGCCTTTGCGGTTATGCTCAACGAACGTTTTGAGAACATTCTGGCCCAAACCTGGCGGGAGCTTTCCCCGGAGCTGAGCATGATCGTGGAACTGGGCGACGTCATGGTCCTGCTCATCAGCCTGATCATCATGGCCGCCCTGGGATTCGGCATTCTCAACACCATGCTGATGGCCCTGTTCGAGCGCATGCGGGAACTGGGCATGCTGCTCTCCATCGGCATGAGCAAACTTCGGATTTTTTGCATGATCATGCTCGAAGCTCTTATCCTGACATTTTCCGGGGCGCTGGCCGGAATGGCGCTGGCCTGGCTGAGCCTCCGCCATCTGGGCCAGACCGGGATCAATCTGGAAATGTTTGCCCAGGGCGCGGCCTTGATCGGGTTCGACCACCTGATTTATCCATTTCTGAGCATTGGCAATTTTCTGCTCATGAGTCTTGTGGTCGTTTCCGTCACCCTTGCGGCCTCGCTGTATCCGGCACTGAAAGCCGTCAGGATTCACCCTTTGGAAGCAGCTCGGGACACCTGA
- a CDS encoding RecQ family ATP-dependent DNA helicase translates to MTLDTYLRGGVVIDLEIHPDEGRLLKIGAVGLGGHEHRLFQGDFHAGNALAKIDSFFSNRSFLLGHNILGHDFPWLRERFPDSSILKLPALDTLHLSPLAFPRNPYHHLVKDYKLVKVAVNDPIQDCLQAKRVFHDEIEAFRQLPPEQLLFYGSVLARSFPASGFGAFFSLLAGQALPDRQDNERYWNQRLRELACVTSGRQVFRDLWEQPEESRCLGYILAWLEVAGGNSVLPAWVWKSHPAVPAMLRSLRETPCTDPECGYCQSAFDSKVQLQRYFGYDDYLPVKGKNPPLQKLVIETLIRGHDCLGVLPTGAGKSLCYQLPGLMKAEQRKTLTVIISPLQSLMKDQVDGLTRKGILSGCTINSTLTVIERARTLEAICLGDRDLVWIAPEQLRNTTVRETLRSREIGMVVMDEAHCFSKWGHDFRPDYLALAAFLKDICPEPPYPEPQVACFTATAKPDVRDEILRYFMDELGRELVLFEGGHERPNLRFDVIPCTESEKLERINAILQDVLAPGEPGGAIVFTATRKKAEEYAEGLRDHGWQVDYYHAGRTPEDRVTVQERFLAGELRVITATNAFGMGVDKADVRAVIHASTPGSLENYLQEAGRAGRDRQPAMCCLLYDPEDLNTQFELCRNSEVTNKDFRSLYAGLKSLAASRQNPTLVMTSGELLASEEFAAYEFDILDANDSMRDTKVRTALSWLERGGKVRRGDNKTLTIQGRLLTKNKEQALSIMAPLNLSRSERDLWLGLLDILMQADPKELLHTDALSERLGTEPKRILNTLSAMRKARILNHDLNMTAFVRKGIADDAETRLTRYIFLEEHLLKLMDEDEPDARAGGIYNLPLRHVCQRLRDQGMQDASPAQLLRILELLMDEKLLRISQLSNSTYQVNLRREWLEAREAVSQRNQVVRVLLRCLLDKIPSGVKGKDLLVSFSTGELEKALQRDLFTSLMSDIPERCKDALFALHHARAVTLQNGLSIIRPAMTITVLDAKGRFTKADYEGLSVFYKQKIAQVHIMGRFAELGAVFDGIGAALRFVGDYFQKSSQAFVETHLNDRKGILELPVTKEQYAAILKTLNPVQKKIVQAPVDRNMLVVAGPGSGKTRIIVHRIAYLLKVLRVRPGKILAVAFNRNAVVELRRRLKELLGKSAASIRVHTYHSLAMAITGRSLIGSRGDESVFTNILREAVAYLAQNRDMDSETALDWRERIMGLEHILVDEYQDIDELEYAFLSLLAGRGEADQSRRPSLLAVGDADQNIYAFKGSNVRFIHRFARDYDAELTYMVANYRSKAPIIHAANGLIRHNRDRMDTPSVESVRKGQGEPVVILHTRSQPAMLKAALEQAHGLVIQDGLNPGDVCILCRTNQEVFAISRLARRAGIDVFPVRNRRISFPNIREVKEVLDLLQRCGKSLCTGLEVRQLVEDLAAESMVHNRMWLDHLLVMAQDFQEESGSIRRPMREFSEYVWDVSRDLGRFRRVNAKGINIATMHGAKGLEFPAVLLVGHPRWEANMEEARRLYYVGMTRARDRLFLCCAGSHPFVEEVRSAAPEWVAVREPAISLTSDEERETRAELWEMQLDDVILSYPASKTGHSGTTAAIDTLQTAPGELRFTPWGKGFQVTSNGIPVCALSAKGCEKYTKLLGKGLKVEKIVHLASIHRCPSEQDLAGSWIDPERFPFWHVPLFQVVWEAVENKA, encoded by the coding sequence ATGACCCTGGACACGTACCTGCGAGGCGGGGTGGTCATCGACCTGGAAATCCATCCGGACGAAGGCCGGCTGCTCAAGATCGGGGCTGTTGGTCTAGGGGGGCATGAGCACCGGCTTTTTCAGGGCGATTTCCATGCTGGGAACGCCCTGGCAAAAATAGACTCCTTTTTTTCGAACCGTTCCTTCCTGCTCGGCCACAACATTCTGGGTCACGACTTCCCCTGGCTGCGGGAGCGTTTTCCGGACTCAAGCATCCTCAAGCTGCCCGCGCTGGACACCCTGCACCTCTCGCCTCTGGCTTTTCCCAGGAACCCGTACCACCACCTGGTCAAGGACTACAAGCTGGTGAAGGTGGCCGTGAACGATCCGATTCAGGACTGCCTGCAGGCCAAGCGGGTGTTTCATGACGAGATCGAGGCCTTCCGCCAACTTCCGCCGGAGCAGCTCCTGTTCTACGGCTCGGTATTGGCAAGGTCCTTTCCGGCAAGCGGGTTCGGCGCGTTTTTCTCCCTCCTTGCCGGACAGGCCTTACCAGACAGGCAAGATAACGAACGGTACTGGAACCAGCGCCTGAGGGAACTGGCCTGCGTGACCTCGGGCAGGCAGGTGTTCCGTGACCTGTGGGAACAGCCCGAAGAGTCCCGATGCCTGGGCTACATCCTGGCCTGGCTGGAGGTGGCCGGGGGCAACTCGGTCTTGCCGGCCTGGGTCTGGAAAAGCCACCCCGCGGTCCCGGCCATGTTGCGTTCCCTGCGCGAAACGCCGTGCACTGATCCCGAATGCGGATACTGCCAAAGTGCTTTTGACTCCAAGGTCCAGCTGCAACGCTATTTCGGATATGACGACTATCTGCCGGTCAAGGGAAAAAACCCGCCGCTCCAGAAACTGGTGATCGAGACCCTGATCCGGGGCCATGACTGCCTGGGGGTTCTGCCCACCGGGGCCGGGAAATCCCTCTGCTACCAGCTGCCCGGTCTGATGAAGGCCGAGCAGCGCAAGACCCTCACGGTCATCATTTCCCCGCTGCAGTCCCTGATGAAGGACCAAGTGGACGGGCTGACGCGCAAGGGCATCCTCAGTGGATGCACCATCAATTCCACGCTCACGGTCATCGAGCGGGCCAGGACCCTGGAGGCCATCTGCCTCGGAGACCGCGACCTGGTCTGGATCGCCCCGGAGCAACTGCGCAACACCACTGTGCGTGAGACCCTCCGCTCCCGGGAAATCGGCATGGTGGTCATGGACGAGGCCCATTGCTTCTCCAAATGGGGCCACGATTTCCGTCCCGACTACTTGGCACTGGCCGCGTTCCTCAAGGATATCTGCCCGGAACCGCCATACCCGGAACCCCAGGTCGCCTGCTTCACGGCCACGGCCAAGCCGGATGTCCGGGACGAAATTCTGCGATACTTCATGGATGAACTGGGCCGGGAGCTGGTCCTTTTCGAGGGCGGCCACGAGCGGCCCAATCTGCGTTTCGATGTTATCCCCTGCACGGAATCGGAAAAACTCGAGCGGATCAACGCCATTCTCCAGGACGTGCTTGCCCCAGGGGAACCAGGCGGGGCCATCGTCTTTACCGCAACCCGTAAAAAGGCCGAGGAATACGCGGAGGGCTTGCGGGATCATGGCTGGCAGGTAGACTACTATCATGCCGGGCGCACCCCCGAGGACCGGGTGACGGTGCAGGAACGGTTTTTGGCCGGGGAGCTTCGGGTCATCACGGCCACCAACGCCTTTGGCATGGGCGTGGACAAGGCCGACGTGCGGGCCGTGATCCATGCCTCCACGCCGGGATCCCTGGAGAATTATCTCCAGGAAGCCGGGCGGGCGGGCCGGGACAGACAGCCGGCCATGTGCTGCCTGTTGTACGATCCGGAGGATCTGAACACCCAGTTCGAGCTCTGCCGGAACTCGGAGGTCACGAACAAGGACTTCCGGTCCTTGTACGCCGGTCTGAAAAGCCTGGCCGCATCGCGCCAAAACCCCACGCTGGTCATGACCTCCGGCGAACTGCTGGCCTCCGAGGAGTTCGCGGCCTACGAATTCGACATCCTGGACGCCAATGATTCCATGCGGGACACCAAGGTGCGCACCGCGCTTTCCTGGCTGGAGCGCGGCGGGAAGGTTCGCCGGGGCGACAACAAGACCCTGACCATCCAGGGCCGCCTGCTGACCAAAAACAAGGAGCAGGCCCTGTCCATCATGGCCCCGCTTAATCTTTCCAGGTCCGAGCGGGATCTCTGGCTGGGGCTGCTGGACATCTTGATGCAGGCGGACCCCAAGGAACTCCTGCATACCGACGCCCTGTCGGAGCGGCTGGGAACGGAGCCCAAACGCATCCTGAACACCCTGAGCGCCATGCGCAAAGCGCGCATCCTGAACCATGACCTGAACATGACCGCCTTTGTGCGCAAGGGCATTGCCGATGATGCCGAAACCCGGCTCACTCGGTACATCTTCCTGGAAGAGCATCTGCTCAAGCTGATGGATGAGGATGAGCCGGACGCCAGGGCCGGAGGAATCTACAACCTGCCTCTGCGCCATGTCTGCCAACGACTCAGGGACCAGGGAATGCAAGACGCAAGCCCGGCTCAACTGCTCCGGATCCTGGAGCTGCTCATGGACGAAAAGCTGCTCCGGATCAGCCAGCTTTCCAATTCCACCTATCAGGTCAATCTGCGCCGGGAGTGGCTGGAGGCCAGAGAGGCCGTCTCCCAGCGCAATCAGGTCGTTCGGGTCCTGCTACGCTGTCTTCTGGACAAAATTCCTTCCGGCGTGAAGGGCAAGGATCTGCTGGTCTCGTTCAGCACTGGGGAGCTGGAAAAAGCGCTGCAACGCGACCTGTTCACCAGCCTGATGTCCGACATTCCGGAGCGGTGCAAAGATGCGCTCTTCGCCCTGCATCACGCCCGGGCCGTCACTTTGCAGAACGGACTGTCCATCATCCGCCCAGCCATGACCATCACCGTGCTGGACGCCAAGGGCAGATTCACCAAGGCGGACTACGAAGGCTTGTCCGTTTTCTACAAGCAGAAAATCGCCCAAGTGCACATCATGGGCCGCTTTGCTGAGCTGGGGGCGGTCTTTGACGGCATCGGCGCGGCCCTGCGGTTCGTGGGCGACTATTTCCAGAAAAGCAGTCAGGCATTTGTGGAGACGCACCTCAACGACAGAAAAGGCATTCTCGAACTGCCCGTGACCAAGGAACAGTACGCGGCGATTCTGAAGACCCTGAATCCGGTGCAGAAAAAAATCGTCCAGGCCCCGGTGGACAGAAACATGCTCGTGGTGGCCGGACCAGGCTCGGGCAAGACGCGGATCATCGTGCACCGTATTGCCTATCTGCTCAAGGTCCTGCGCGTGCGACCGGGTAAAATCCTGGCCGTGGCCTTCAACCGCAACGCCGTGGTCGAACTGCGCCGGCGGCTCAAGGAACTGCTCGGCAAAAGCGCCGCCTCCATCCGGGTGCACACCTACCACAGCCTGGCCATGGCCATTACCGGACGATCCTTGATCGGCAGCAGGGGGGATGAGTCGGTTTTCACCAACATTCTACGGGAGGCCGTGGCCTATCTGGCCCAAAATCGAGACATGGACTCGGAAACAGCCCTGGACTGGCGGGAACGGATCATGGGCCTGGAACACATCCTGGTGGACGAGTACCAGGACATCGATGAACTGGAGTACGCGTTCCTCTCCCTCCTGGCGGGTCGCGGCGAAGCCGACCAGTCCAGGCGGCCCTCGCTGTTGGCCGTGGGCGACGCGGACCAGAACATCTATGCCTTCAAGGGGTCCAATGTCCGGTTCATCCATCGCTTCGCCCGGGACTATGACGCCGAACTGACGTACATGGTCGCCAACTACCGCTCCAAAGCCCCGATCATTCACGCAGCCAACGGGCTGATCCGCCACAACCGCGACCGGATGGACACCCCGTCCGTGGAGTCGGTGCGCAAGGGCCAGGGTGAACCGGTGGTCATCTTGCACACCCGCTCACAACCCGCCATGCTCAAGGCGGCCCTGGAACAGGCCCATGGGCTGGTCATCCAGGATGGCCTGAATCCCGGCGATGTCTGCATCCTCTGCCGGACAAACCAGGAGGTCTTCGCCATTTCCCGGCTGGCCCGGCGGGCCGGAATTGACGTTTTCCCGGTGCGCAATCGACGCATCTCCTTTCCAAACATCCGCGAAGTCAAGGAAGTTCTCGACCTGCTGCAACGGTGCGGCAAATCCCTCTGTACCGGCCTGGAAGTCCGTCAACTTGTGGAGGACCTCGCAGCCGAAAGCATGGTACACAACAGGATGTGGCTGGATCACCTCCTGGTCATGGCCCAAGACTTTCAGGAAGAAAGCGGCTCCATCCGCCGCCCGATGCGGGAATTTTCCGAATACGTCTGGGACGTCTCCCGCGACCTGGGACGTTTCCGGCGGGTCAACGCCAAAGGCATCAACATCGCCACCATGCACGGGGCCAAGGGTCTGGAATTTCCCGCCGTGCTGCTGGTGGGTCATCCCCGCTGGGAGGCAAACATGGAGGAGGCCCGGCGGCTCTATTACGTGGGCATGACTCGGGCCAGGGACCGGCTCTTTCTCTGCTGCGCGGGAAGCCATCCCTTTGTGGAGGAAGTCAGAAGCGCCGCGCCTGAATGGGTGGCGGTGCGGGAACCGGCGATCTCCCTGACTTCGGATGAAGAACGGGAAACCCGGGCCGAACTGTGGGAGATGCAACTTGACGACGTGATCCTCTCCTATCCGGCCTCGAAAACCGGCCACTCCGGAACAACAGCCGCCATCGACACCCTGCAAACCGCTCCAGGCGAACTCCGGTTCACGCCCTGGGGAAAGGGGTTCCAAGTCACTTCCAATGGCATCCCGGTTTGTGCCCTGTCGGCCAAGGGGTGTGAAAAGTACACAAAATTGCTGGGCAAAGGCCTGAAGGTGGAAAAAATCGTCCACCTGGCATCCATCCACCGATGCCCTTCCGAACAGGACTTAGCCGGGAGCTGGATTGACCCGGAGCGGTTCCCGTTCTGGCATGTGCCCCTGTTTCAGGTGGTTTGGGAGGCCGTGGAGAACAAGGCTTGA
- a CDS encoding ABC transporter ATP-binding protein — translation MPIVQTENLTKVYNPETVPVHALRDVSIAIDTGEFTSIVGPSGSGKTTLLNMIGGLDKPTSGTVLVDGVNVTRLKDRQLIDFRLKNIGFVFQHFNLIPVFTARENVSFIMLLQKKDKQEMRRRTDELLEAVGLGSLKDARPREMSGGQQQRVAVARALASRPRFILADEPTASLDTKAAMNLLDIMLRMNHEEQVTFVFSTHDQRVIDRARRVITMVDGVMEADEQRT, via the coding sequence ATGCCCATTGTCCAAACCGAAAATCTCACCAAGGTGTACAACCCGGAGACCGTTCCCGTGCACGCCCTGCGCGACGTCTCCATTGCCATTGACACCGGGGAGTTCACGAGCATTGTCGGCCCCTCGGGATCCGGCAAGACCACGCTGCTGAACATGATCGGCGGACTGGACAAGCCCACTTCCGGCACGGTCCTTGTGGACGGCGTGAACGTGACCAGGCTGAAGGACCGCCAGCTTATCGACTTCCGGCTGAAAAACATCGGATTCGTCTTCCAGCACTTCAACCTCATTCCGGTTTTCACGGCCAGGGAGAATGTCTCCTTCATCATGTTGCTTCAGAAAAAAGACAAACAGGAAATGCGGCGACGAACGGATGAATTGCTGGAAGCGGTCGGACTGGGCAGCCTGAAGGACGCCCGGCCCAGGGAAATGTCGGGCGGCCAACAACAGCGCGTTGCCGTGGCCCGGGCCCTGGCCTCGCGTCCCAGGTTCATTCTCGCCGATGAGCCCACCGCCAGTCTGGATACCAAGGCAGCCATGAATCTGCTGGACATCATGCTCAGGATGAACCACGAAGAGCAGGTGACGTTTGTCTTTTCCACCCATGACCAGCGTGTCATTGACCGCGCACGCCGGGTGATCACCATGGTGGACGGTGTCATGGAAGCGGATGAACAACGGACATAG
- a CDS encoding type II toxin-antitoxin system PemK/MazF family toxin produces the protein MRRGDFVTVSVSGDFGKPRPALIIQADIFDHTATVTVLLVTSTLVDAPLFRILASPNKENGLSKPSQVMVDKCMTVKREKVGEPFGKADKGLLREVSRCMAVFLGLA, from the coding sequence ATGAGACGCGGTGATTTTGTCACCGTATCCGTGTCCGGGGATTTTGGAAAACCTCGCCCTGCCCTGATCATCCAGGCCGATATCTTCGACCATACCGCAACGGTGACCGTACTCCTGGTGACGTCAACACTCGTCGATGCTCCTCTCTTCCGGATTTTGGCCAGCCCAAATAAAGAAAATGGTCTTTCCAAACCCTCCCAGGTGATGGTGGACAAGTGCATGACGGTGAAACGCGAAAAGGTTGGAGAGCCCTTCGGAAAGGCAGACAAAGGCCTGTTGCGCGAAGTGAGTCGCTGTATGGCCGTATTTCTTGGGCTTGCCTGA
- a CDS encoding N-6 DNA methylase gives MCITNQLLHGVDVPASVRHDNTLARALRDWGPRERVDVVVTNPAFGGMEEDGIEANFPAEFRTRETADLFLVLLMKILKPGDRAGLVLSDGTLFGEGVKTRIKAGNYNLDLKNPHNADTNPGDVEQLLPEYEKLLEQIAATREKLKAQLMEALSR, from the coding sequence CTGTGCATCACCAACCAGCTGCTGCACGGCGTCGATGTTCCCGCGAGTGTTCGACATGATAACACGTTGGCCCGCGCGTTGCGGGACTGGGGCCCCAGGGAGCGGGTGGACGTGGTCGTGACCAACCCGGCCTTCGGCGGCATGGAGGAGGACGGCATCGAGGCCAACTTCCCCGCCGAGTTTCGGACCCGCGAGACCGCGGACCTGTTCCTGGTACTGCTGATGAAAATCCTCAAACCCGGCGACCGCGCCGGTCTCGTCCTGTCCGACGGCACCCTGTTCGGTGAAGGCGTGAAGACGCGGATCAAGGCCGGAAACTACAACCTGGACCTGAAGAATCCGCACAATGCCGACACCAACCCGGGTGATGTGGAGCAACTGCTGCCGGAATACGAAAAGCTGCTGGAACAAATCGCCGCAACGCGGGAAAAGCTGAAGGCGCAGCTCATGGAGGCGTTGAGTCGATGA